The Macellibacteroides fermentans genome contains the following window.
AAAAATATCAGCTACAGATATCAGACTCGGATGGCTCGGTATCCATCATGCAGAAAAGGGAATATACCAGCCGGATACAGTCGGTCCCGGCCAATCCGCGTCAATCGTCAGCCAATAACATTGTAAATACATCCCGCGATTTGCAAAAAACATTGAAAGACCGGTACCAGTATCAACAGGAGCTGATCAAAGAGGTTATTCTGAATATGCTGTACACCTCCAGTCTGAAGCCTATTCAGGAAAGGGTGGACTTCAAAAAATTGAACAATTACCTGAAGGCCGAGTTTCTGAACAACGGGCTGAATCTGCCTTACCAGTTTTCGGTGATCGATAAAAACGGGACGGTTGTCTATCAAAGTGACGACATCCAGAAGGATCGCATCGCATCCGATGTGATTACGCAGGTACTTTTCCCCAACGATCCGCCATCGAAACAAAATTTCTTACGAGTTTATTTCCCCACAAAGGACGATTATATATCCAGTTCTGTCACCTTTTTGGTTCCGTCGGTTATCTTTTCCCTTATATTGCTGATAACCTTCGTATTCACAATGTACATTGTATTCCGCCAGAAGAAACTGTCGGAAATGAAGAACGACTTTATCAACAACATGACCCACGAACTGAAAACTCCGGTTTCAACCATTTCTCTGGCTGCACAAATGCTGAAGGACTCGGATATAACCAAAAGTCCGGATGTATTCAAGCACATTTCGGGTGTGATAAACGACGAAACCAAACGATTGGGATTTCTGGTTGAAAAGGTATTGCAGATGTCTCTTTTCGAACGTCAGAAGGCCGCCCTTAAGCTTAAAGAGGTAGATGCCAACGACCTTGTGGTGAATATCGCCCATACTTTCACCTTAAAAGTGGAAAAGTACGGAGGATCCATTGATATTGATTTGCAGGCTGAAGAGTCAAGCATCTATGTGGACGAAATGCACATCACCAATGTGCTGTTCAACCTGATGGACAATGCGGTTAAATACCGCCGTCCGGATGTACCGCTGGAGCTTATGGCACGGACATGGAATGAGAATGGAAAACTGATGATTTCCATTGAGGACAACGGAGTAGGTATAAAGAAAGAGTATGTAAAGAAGGTTTTCGACCGCTTTTTCCGTGTGCCTACCGGGAATGTACACGATGTAAAGGGATTCGGACTGGGTCTCGCTTATGTTCGTAAAATTATTGAAGATCACAACGGCAGCATCCGTGCCGATAGTGAAATCAATGTGGGAACAAAATTTATTATTACTTTACCTCTTATAAAAAGTTAGTTATGGAAGAAAAACTAAAGATCTTCTTTTGCGAAGACGACGAAAACTTAGGAATGCTTTTAA
Protein-coding sequences here:
- a CDS encoding sensor histidine kinase — protein: MRKSTIWLLALVMVFAFGGLLYLQVTYVSIILKTSNDQFTETVKRSLLEVSKNLELDETKKYLEEDIQRDQNSFVFQSSQDAQDLAQVINQEKYQLQISDSDGSVSIMQKREYTSRIQSVPANPRQSSANNIVNTSRDLQKTLKDRYQYQQELIKEVILNMLYTSSLKPIQERVDFKKLNNYLKAEFLNNGLNLPYQFSVIDKNGTVVYQSDDIQKDRIASDVITQVLFPNDPPSKQNFLRVYFPTKDDYISSSVTFLVPSVIFSLILLITFVFTMYIVFRQKKLSEMKNDFINNMTHELKTPVSTISLAAQMLKDSDITKSPDVFKHISGVINDETKRLGFLVEKVLQMSLFERQKAALKLKEVDANDLVVNIAHTFTLKVEKYGGSIDIDLQAEESSIYVDEMHITNVLFNLMDNAVKYRRPDVPLELMARTWNENGKLMISIEDNGVGIKKEYVKKVFDRFFRVPTGNVHDVKGFGLGLAYVRKIIEDHNGSIRADSEINVGTKFIITLPLIKS